The Xiphophorus maculatus strain JP 163 A chromosome 23, X_maculatus-5.0-male, whole genome shotgun sequence genome contains a region encoding:
- the LOC102237641 gene encoding catenin delta-1 isoform X5: protein MVDPAHGALDDGYTPEDESQEVHSVFSEEGTNRRIDNGMKKPVSRTVPPSQSSMDGMLSPAMGVYSATLDRPYRPTGVGDYPTATVPRNYHYAPVGGYEDYRPGPPSEAYTSLSRGSHMDERYRPVDGYRTLDSGYRAHSRQQLDPYAAQPQVSRMRALGSALEMRYGHGHYGLEDDQRSMGYDDYGMGPPPMHPGGYGTMPRLGPGPGPGIDRRRLRSCEDTLDGDVGGVDPYAWGVPTTLERDSMVSLDSILRKGPPTWRQPDLPEVIAMLNYRLDPVKANAAAYLQHLTFKNDKVKSEVRRLKGIPALVSMLDHPSKEVHHSACGALKNISYGRDADNKIAIKNCDGVTALVRLLRKTHDQDLTDTITGTLWNLSSHDSVKMEIVDHALHALADEVIVPHSGWEKGGGEESSKPRHLEWDTSLTNTAGCLRNVSSERSEARRKLRECTGLVDSLMYIVQSQLNHKDVDNKLVENCVCLLRNLSYQVHHEIPGCENYKELIPVNQGPASAHKGGCFGSRKGKDEWFSKAKRDGDDGSPESYDFPKRTIPAKGYELLYQPEVVRVYTSLLKESKNPSVLEAAAGAIQNLCAGRWTFGRYIRAMVRLEKGLPIVTELLSHNNDRVVRAMSGALRNLAIDNRNSELLGEHALPHLVAVLPGGQNQSRRNLSEETTVSVLSTLTEVLGNRVEAAKKLRLASGIERLVLISKDGTRTDREVRGVAQVLQLVWAHKELRRPLEKDGWKKTDFMVNLNPNTTTTNGPSTRANGTYEDSTTPLLDRGDKRDLIPLNDLGPDSYSTLDQKERRHTLDETTDTLPRGVYGSRKGSLPLLDSYDG from the exons ATGGTGGACCCCGCACACGGAGCTCTTGATGACGGCTACACACCTGAGGATGAATCCCAGGAAGTACACTCTGTCTTTTCTGAGGAAGGAACCAACCGGAGGATAGATAATGGG ATGAAGAAACCAGTCTCGCGCACGGTCCCGCCCTCTCAGTCGTCTATGGATGGGATGTTGTCACCTGCTATGGGGGTCTACAGCGCCACACTGGACAGGCCTTACAGGCCCACGGGGGTTGGGGACTACCCTACCGCGACAGTACCCCGAAATTATCACTATGCTCCAGTTGGCGGCTATGAAGACTACCGGCCAGGTCCGCCGTCGGAGGCATACACCAGCCTGAGCCGGGGCTCGCACATGGACGAGCGCTACAG GCCCGTCGATGGCTACAGAACTCTGGACTCTGGCTACAGGGCCCACAGCCGCCAGCAGCTGGACCCGTACGCGGCGCAGCCCCAGGTGAGTCGCATGAGGGCGCTGGGGTCAGCGTTGGAGATGAGGTATGGCCACGGCCACTACGGACTGGAGGATGATCAGCGCAGCATGGGGTATGACGACTACGGCATGGGGCCTCCGCCCATGCACCCTGGAGGCTACGGTACAATGCCTCGCCTTGGGCCGGGCCCGGGTCCAGGAATAGACAGACGCAGACTCAG AAGTTGCGAAGACACTTTGGACGGTGATGTGGGAGGAGTCGACCCTTATGCATGGGGGGTTCCCACAACGTTGGAGAGGGATAGCATGGTTTCCCTTGACAGCATACTGAGAAAGGGCCCTCCCACTTGGAGGCAGCCAGATCTACCAGAGGTGATCGCCATGCTGAATTACCGTCTGGATCCTGTCAAGGCCAACGCCGCTGCCTACCTTCAGCATCTCACTTTCAAAAATGATAAG GTGAAGTCGGAAGTGCGCCGCCTAAAGGGCATTCCAGCCTTGGTGTCGATGTTGGATCATCCCAGTAAGGAGGTTCATCATTCAGCCTGCGGCGCTCTGAAGAACATTTCATACGGACGAGACGCAGACAACAAGATCGCCATCAAAAACTGCGATGGTGTTACTGCCCTGGTCAGGCTGCTGAGGAAAACCCATGACCAGGACCTCACTGACACGATCACAG GCACCTTGTGGAACCTCTCCTCCCATGATTCGGTGAAGATGGAGATAGTGGACCACGCTCTGCACGCTCTCGCCGATGAGGTGATTGTTCCTCACTCAGGCTGGGAGAAAGGCGGAGGCGAGGAGAGCTCCAAACCACGACATTTGGAGTGGGATACATCCTTGACCAACACTGCTGGCTGCCTTAG GAATGTCAGCTCAGAGCGGAGTGAGGCCAGACGAAAGCTGAGGGAATGCACAGGGCTGGTGGATTCTCTCATGTACATTGTCCAGTCACAACTCAACCACAAAGATGTGGATAAtaag CTGGTGGAGAATTGCGTCTGCCTTCTGAGGAACCTGTCCTATCAGGTCCACCATGAAATCCCCGGCTGCGAAAATTACAAAGAGCTGATTCCTGTCAACCAGGGCCCCGCTTCAGCCCACAAGGGAGGCTGCTTTGGTTCACGAAAGGGCAAAG ATGAGTGGTTTTCCAAAG CGAAGAGGGATGGGGATGATGGAAGTCCAGAGTCTTACGATTTTCCAAAGAGGACAATACCTGCCAAAG GTTATGAGCTGCTGTACCAGCCAGAGGTGGTCCGTGTTTACACTTCTCTGCTCAAAGAGAGCAAGAACCCCTCAGTGCTGGAGGCGGCGGCCGGCGCCATCCAGAACTTGTGTGCCGGACGATGGACC ttTGGTCGATACATCAGAGCCATGGTGCGTCTGGAAAAGGGCCTCCCCATCGTGACAGAACTGCTCTCCCATAATAACGATCGTGTTGTTCGGGCAATGTCTGGTGCCTTGAGGAACCTCGCCATTGACAACCGCAACAGTGAGCTCTTGG GCGAGCATGCTCTGCCTCACCTGGTGGCTGTCCTGCCTGGAGGGCAGAACCAGTCTAGGCGCAATCTGTCAGAGGAAACCACGGTGTCAGTACTGAGCACGCTCACTGAGGTGCTCGGCAACAGAGTGGAGGCAGCAAAGAAACTGAGACTCGCATCTGGCATTGAGAGGCTGGTGCTCATCAGTAAAGATGG CACCCGCACTGACCGTGAGGTGCGAGGAGTGGCTCAGGTGCTGCAGCTCGTCTGGGCTCACAAAGAGCTGCGCCGGCCGCTGGAGAAGGACGGCTGGAAGAAGACGGACTTCATGGTGAACCTGAACCCGAACACCACGACCACCAACGGACCGAGCACCAGAGCGAACGGCACCTACGAGGACAGCACCACGCCGCTACTGGACAGAG GAGATAAGAGGGATCTAATTCCCTTGAATGATCTTGGCCCTG ATTCCTACTCTACACTGGACCAGAAGGAGAGGAGACACACTCTGGACGAAACCACAGACACTTTACCG CGAGGGGTGTATGGGAGCAGAAAGGGCTCCCTGCCTCTGTTGGACTCCTACGATGgttag